Proteins from a genomic interval of Caulobacter sp. NIBR1757:
- a CDS encoding NAD(P)-binding domain-containing protein, which translates to MTGKALPKACIIGAGCSGFTTAKRLKDAGVPYDCFEISDEVGGNWYYKNPNGMSACYESLHIDTSKWRLAFEDYPVPADWPDFPHHAQLFQYFKDYVDHFGLRETITFNTGVTNARRREDGLWEVSLTTGETRLYDVLFVCNGHHWSPRIPDYPGEFEGAAFHSHAYCDPFDPVDMRGKNVVVVGMGNSAMDIASELAQRPIAKNLWVSARRGVWVLPKYMNGKPADKSAMPAWMPRKLGQAMARSVIKKTLGNMEDYGLPKPDHEPLEAHPSVSGEFLTRAGCGDVKFKPAIKALEGKNVRFADDSVEQVDAIVFATGYDMKFPFFDDPDLLPDAEHRFPLYKRMMKPGIDNLFFMGLAQPLPTLVNFAEQQSKLAAAYLTGRYRPPAKAEMESVTAKDEEFYLGGYYKAARHTIQVDFNHYIVDLKKEVAKGEARARGAGYALPVAARAKSSLDA; encoded by the coding sequence ATGACCGGCAAGGCGCTACCGAAGGCCTGCATCATCGGCGCGGGCTGCTCGGGGTTCACCACGGCCAAGCGGCTGAAGGACGCTGGCGTCCCCTATGATTGCTTCGAGATCTCCGACGAGGTCGGCGGCAACTGGTACTACAAGAACCCCAACGGCATGTCGGCCTGCTACGAGAGCCTGCATATCGACACCTCCAAGTGGCGGCTGGCGTTCGAGGATTATCCGGTGCCCGCCGACTGGCCCGACTTCCCGCACCACGCCCAGCTGTTCCAGTACTTCAAGGACTATGTCGATCACTTCGGCCTGCGCGAGACCATCACCTTCAACACCGGGGTGACCAACGCGCGCCGGCGCGAGGACGGCCTCTGGGAGGTCAGCCTGACGACGGGCGAGACGCGGCTCTATGACGTACTGTTCGTCTGCAACGGCCACCACTGGAGCCCGCGCATCCCCGACTATCCGGGCGAGTTCGAGGGCGCGGCCTTTCACAGCCATGCCTACTGCGACCCCTTCGATCCGGTCGACATGCGCGGCAAGAACGTCGTGGTCGTCGGCATGGGCAATTCGGCGATGGATATCGCTTCGGAGCTGGCGCAGCGGCCGATTGCGAAGAACCTGTGGGTCTCGGCCAGGCGCGGGGTCTGGGTGCTGCCCAAGTACATGAACGGCAAGCCGGCCGACAAAAGCGCCATGCCGGCCTGGATGCCGCGCAAGCTCGGCCAGGCCATGGCCCGCAGCGTCATCAAGAAGACGCTGGGCAATATGGAAGACTACGGCCTGCCCAAGCCCGACCATGAGCCGCTCGAGGCCCACCCGTCGGTCAGCGGCGAGTTCCTGACCCGGGCCGGCTGCGGCGATGTGAAGTTCAAGCCGGCGATCAAGGCCCTCGAAGGAAAGAATGTCCGCTTCGCTGACGACAGCGTCGAGCAGGTGGACGCCATCGTCTTCGCCACCGGCTATGACATGAAGTTCCCCTTCTTCGACGATCCGGACCTGCTGCCCGACGCCGAGCACCGCTTCCCGCTGTACAAGCGGATGATGAAGCCGGGGATCGACAACCTGTTCTTCATGGGCCTGGCCCAGCCGCTGCCGACCCTGGTCAACTTCGCCGAACAGCAGAGCAAGCTGGCGGCCGCCTATCTGACCGGGCGCTACCGGCCGCCGGCCAAGGCGGAGATGGAGAGCGTGACGGCGAAGGACGAGGAATTCTACCTCGGCGGCTACTACAAGGCCGCGCGGCACACCATCCAGGTCGACTTCAACCACTACATCGTCGACCTGAAGAAGGAGGTCGCGAAGGGCGAGGCGCGGGCGCGCGGTGCGGGCTATGCGCTGCCGGTGGCGGCGAGGGCGAAATCCTCCCTCGACGCGTAG